Proteins encoded by one window of Pseudomonas sp. LS44:
- a CDS encoding response regulator codes for MSRVLIADEHPVTRHAMRLLLEGEGHQVVSEAHNGVEAVQQTLETRPDLLILDIDLSRLNGLDVMARLHARGLRMPILVFTSQDSEHIAGRFLQAGAAGFVSKHDDLGELRLAVSMVLRGRSYFPSQLLGSVNLPAIRTQETERVNQLSNRELSVLYFLASGYSNHEIANELTISEKTVSTYRTRLQQKLNLRTLPELIDFARRNELVVDQDHPADRGAPPGESSSDLAMLQAMIDSLPAALYVRDTGGRLLFANPAFLHLYDVELDAVLGTRAIDVDWYSAADAATLQGFYLQAVAAGQRFARDIDVRIHGRRRVLHHWGTPYRDQAGRLLGMICGSVDITNRQDLLQSVREAKEQAELGNQRKLDFLVSASQEFSTPLQAMRGMLQLVLERATLERADREALNLVAATTQGLLSLVADLQGIAQVEAGELPVAQLATRLDALAAELIEELRPEAQHKGLELLLQLDGELQQPLRTDPPRLRLALAYLLRHVLQQTDAGAVKLGVHAEAQADGAIALRLEIAGTPREQPDPLRTYSLAELSAVATDDLARAAPVSLTIARRLVEILGGELVTISPPEQGTMVSVHLQLAVLEE; via the coding sequence ATGAGTCGAGTGTTGATTGCCGATGAACATCCGGTGACCCGCCACGCAATGCGCCTGCTGCTCGAGGGCGAGGGCCACCAGGTGGTTAGCGAGGCGCACAACGGCGTCGAAGCCGTGCAGCAGACCCTTGAGACACGGCCCGACCTGCTGATCCTCGATATCGACCTGTCGCGCCTGAATGGCCTCGACGTGATGGCACGCCTGCACGCCCGCGGCCTGCGCATGCCGATCCTGGTGTTCACCAGCCAGGACTCCGAGCACATCGCCGGGCGCTTCCTGCAGGCCGGCGCCGCCGGCTTCGTCAGCAAGCACGACGACCTCGGCGAGCTGCGCCTGGCGGTGTCGATGGTCTTGCGCGGGCGCAGCTATTTCCCCAGCCAACTGCTCGGCAGCGTCAACCTGCCGGCGATCCGCACCCAGGAGACCGAGCGGGTCAATCAGCTGTCCAACCGCGAGTTGAGCGTCCTCTACTTCCTGGCCAGCGGTTACAGCAATCACGAGATCGCCAACGAACTGACCATCAGCGAGAAGACCGTCAGCACCTACCGCACGCGGCTGCAGCAGAAGCTCAACCTGCGCACGCTGCCCGAGCTGATCGACTTCGCCCGGCGCAACGAGTTGGTGGTCGATCAGGATCATCCCGCCGACCGCGGAGCGCCGCCCGGCGAGAGCAGCAGCGATCTGGCGATGCTGCAGGCGATGATCGACAGCCTGCCGGCGGCGCTCTACGTGCGCGATACCGGCGGCCGCCTGCTGTTCGCCAACCCGGCGTTCCTGCATCTGTACGACGTCGAGTTGGACGCTGTGCTGGGTACCCGCGCCATCGACGTGGACTGGTACTCGGCGGCCGATGCGGCGACCCTGCAGGGCTTCTACCTACAGGCGGTGGCCGCCGGCCAGCGCTTCGCCCGCGACATCGACGTGCGCATCCACGGGCGCCGTCGCGTGCTGCACCACTGGGGCACGCCGTACCGCGACCAGGCCGGGCGCCTGCTCGGCATGATCTGCGGCAGTGTCGACATCACCAACCGCCAGGACCTCCTGCAGTCGGTACGCGAGGCCAAGGAGCAGGCCGAGCTGGGCAATCAGCGCAAGCTGGATTTCCTGGTCAGCGCCAGCCAGGAATTCAGCACCCCGCTGCAGGCCATGCGCGGCATGCTGCAACTGGTCCTCGAGCGCGCCACGTTGGAGCGCGCCGACCGCGAGGCGCTGAACCTGGTGGCGGCGACCACTCAGGGCCTGCTGAGTCTGGTCGCTGACCTGCAGGGCATCGCCCAGGTCGAGGCCGGCGAGCTGCCGGTGGCGCAGCTGGCGACGCGCCTCGACGCACTGGCCGCCGAGCTGATCGAAGAGTTGCGCCCGGAGGCGCAGCACAAGGGTCTGGAGTTGCTGCTGCAGCTCGACGGCGAGCTGCAGCAGCCGCTGCGCACCGATCCGCCGCGCCTGCGCCTGGCGCTCGCCTACCTGTTGCGCCATGTGCTGCAGCAGACCGATGCCGGTGCGGTGAAGCTCGGCGTGCATGCCGAGGCGCAGGCGGACGGCGCGATTGCGCTGCGCCTGGAGATCGCCGGCACGCCGCGCGAACAGCCCGATCCGCTGCGCACTTACTCGCTCGCCGAGTTGTCGGCGGTGGCTACCGACGATCTGGCGCGCGCCGCCCCGGTGAGCCTGACCATCGCCCGCCGT